One stretch of Thermanaerosceptrum fracticalcis DNA includes these proteins:
- the rarD gene encoding EamA family transporter RarD yields MSEKEKHESASGVWYAAAAFTAWGILPLYWKVLQQVPALEILSHRIFWSFLFVSFLLLFSGRMYSLRQVISDWSKLAIVFLGAILISANWFIYIWAVNANRVVEASLGYYINPLFNVFLGMVVLKERLNIWQLISILLAAMGVSVLTIQYGSIPWVALSLALTFGLYGLVKKMTNLDSLTGLTLETAFVAPLALGYLFLQQFRGSGSFGVSYFYINFLLMCSGVVTALPLLWFSQGAKRVRLSTLGFLQYLSPSISLFLGVFIFKEHFTKTHLLSFGFIWCALTLYAFSQTSLLPQLQPGFLQTRERG; encoded by the coding sequence TTGTCCGAGAAAGAAAAGCATGAAAGCGCAAGCGGGGTATGGTATGCAGCGGCTGCCTTCACAGCCTGGGGCATTCTTCCCCTTTACTGGAAAGTACTGCAGCAGGTACCCGCTCTAGAAATTCTGAGTCATCGCATTTTCTGGTCTTTCCTTTTTGTTTCCTTTCTTTTATTGTTTTCCGGGCGCATGTATAGTTTGCGCCAGGTAATTTCTGACTGGTCCAAACTGGCGATTGTTTTTCTTGGGGCCATTCTCATTAGCGCCAACTGGTTTATTTATATCTGGGCGGTTAATGCCAATAGAGTGGTAGAAGCCAGCCTGGGCTACTATATTAATCCTCTTTTCAATGTTTTTCTGGGTATGGTGGTGCTTAAGGAAAGGCTTAATATTTGGCAGTTAATCTCTATACTATTAGCAGCTATGGGTGTTTCAGTACTTACTATACAGTACGGGAGCATACCCTGGGTAGCCCTTTCCCTGGCTTTGACCTTCGGACTGTATGGTCTGGTTAAAAAAATGACCAATCTTGACTCCCTGACAGGTTTAACCCTGGAAACAGCTTTTGTCGCCCCTTTGGCCCTTGGCTATTTGTTTTTGCAGCAGTTCCGGGGCAGCGGCTCTTTTGGCGTAAGTTACTTTTATATCAATTTTCTCCTCATGTGTTCGGGTGTGGTAACTGCCTTGCCACTGTTGTGGTTTTCTCAGGGAGCTAAAAGAGTTCGCCTTTCCACATTGGGTTTTCTCCAATATCTTTCCCCCAGTATCAGCCTGTTTTTAGGTGTTTTCATTTTCAAGGAACACTTTACAAAAACTCACCTGCTTAGTTTTGGCTTTATCTGGTGCGCTTTGACTCTTTATGCCTTTTCCCAGACTAGTTTGCTGCCGCAATTACAACCCGGCTTTCTCCAAACCAGAGAGAGGGGTTAG
- a CDS encoding protease complex subunit PrcB family protein, producing the protein MRRTWLFMISVVLILVLIIVGCSSQKVESPRPQEEKKPEVIIGEITYETIKIPSPQFEKLMTGEFAQWYEKNYKVDGLHAFSLGTERYLLLSVGEKPTGGYYIENVTLLGKEKEIEVKAKLHSPQPGQNVTEALTYPHILIGIKEDGRQLVFGGVTGNNPTPVPRKDTGKYVGQIDNNSIEIRVSGVPEKISARAFKLGDSVRDKFSALQLKTGEEIGFTYVEKPNQQPVILEIYRLKNTK; encoded by the coding sequence ATGAGAAGAACTTGGCTGTTTATGATATCAGTTGTGTTGATCTTAGTTCTTATCATTGTAGGCTGCAGCAGCCAGAAGGTGGAAAGTCCTCGTCCTCAAGAAGAAAAAAAACCGGAGGTTATAATAGGAGAAATAACTTACGAAACCATAAAAATTCCTTCGCCCCAGTTCGAAAAATTAATGACCGGTGAATTTGCCCAGTGGTATGAAAAAAACTACAAAGTCGACGGGCTCCATGCTTTTAGTTTAGGTACAGAGCGCTACCTGTTGTTAAGTGTGGGGGAAAAGCCTACAGGCGGGTACTACATTGAAAATGTTACCCTTCTTGGAAAGGAAAAGGAGATTGAAGTTAAAGCTAAGCTCCATTCACCCCAGCCGGGACAGAATGTTACAGAGGCCTTAACGTACCCGCACATTTTAATCGGGATTAAAGAGGATGGAAGACAGCTTGTTTTTGGTGGGGTAACCGGTAATAATCCTACCCCTGTACCCCGTAAGGATACTGGTAAATATGTAGGACAGATTGATAATAATTCTATTGAAATAAGAGTTAGCGGTGTGCCGGAAAAAATATCGGCCAGAGCCTTTAAATTAGGAGACAGTGTGAGGGATAAATTCTCAGCGTTACAACTAAAAACTGGGGAAGAGATAGGTTTTACCTATGTGGAAAAGCCCAACCAGCAGCCTGTTATTTTAGAAATATACCGTCTGAAAAATACTAAATGA
- a CDS encoding Hsp20/alpha crystallin family protein, producing the protein MIVSLVEWNPFKELDYLTRDMANFLERSPFRLAYGPAGPKVDVYQTDTEVVVKAEIPGVAKEDLHVYVDENSVRLSGQTRKSNEFKDENVFRTERYYGSFSRTIPLPVEIKSDEAQAQYKDGILTIKVPKVEPAKTKGKRINIQ; encoded by the coding sequence ATGATAGTGAGTCTAGTTGAGTGGAATCCTTTCAAAGAACTGGATTACCTGACGAGGGATATGGCCAATTTCTTGGAAAGGTCACCTTTCAGGCTGGCCTATGGACCGGCGGGACCTAAAGTGGATGTTTACCAGACTGATACGGAAGTGGTAGTAAAGGCCGAAATACCCGGTGTGGCTAAAGAAGACCTCCATGTCTATGTAGACGAAAACTCCGTCAGATTATCAGGCCAAACTAGAAAAAGTAATGAATTTAAAGATGAAAATGTTTTTCGGACCGAACGATATTATGGAAGCTTTTCCAGAACCATCCCCCTGCCCGTGGAGATAAAATCCGATGAGGCTCAAGCACAGTACAAAGATGGTATTCTAACTATTAAAGTACCTAAAGTGGAACCAGCTAAAACAAAAGGTAAAAGAATCAATATACAGTAA
- a CDS encoding IclR family transcriptional regulator codes for MINEKDVINSIDRALDILLLLQQEGREMGITQISSALGIYKSTVYRTLATLEKRGFVHQNPDNGKYWLGLKIYSLGMLVKEKLTIKNLAYPYAKALSDKFREVVHISVLDNSAEIYPKHIIIDKIETQQVLSVTPPVGSSAPCHSSSVGKCLLAFSPPGYLERFIGKELPKYTEKTIVGWPQLLAELADIREKGYAIDDEELELGLTCVGAPILGRNGEVIAALSLSGPTSRVKSDRFGEIVTEVRRTTSDISNLLR; via the coding sequence ATGATTAATGAAAAAGACGTAATCAACTCTATCGACCGGGCTTTGGACATTCTCTTGCTCTTACAGCAGGAGGGAAGGGAAATGGGGATTACGCAAATCAGCAGTGCATTAGGAATATATAAAAGCACTGTCTATAGAACACTGGCCACCCTGGAAAAAAGAGGATTTGTCCACCAGAATCCTGACAACGGGAAATACTGGCTGGGACTGAAGATTTATTCTTTAGGTATGCTGGTTAAAGAAAAACTAACCATTAAGAATCTGGCCTACCCTTATGCCAAGGCCTTATCCGATAAGTTCCGGGAAGTGGTGCATATTTCTGTCCTGGATAACAGTGCCGAAATTTATCCCAAACACATCATTATTGATAAAATTGAGACCCAGCAGGTGCTAAGTGTGACGCCCCCCGTCGGCTCAAGCGCTCCCTGTCATTCTTCCTCTGTGGGCAAATGCCTCCTGGCGTTTAGTCCACCTGGTTATCTGGAGAGGTTTATCGGTAAAGAGCTGCCCAAATACACCGAAAAAACCATAGTGGGCTGGCCTCAGTTGTTAGCAGAGCTTGCAGATATCAGAGAAAAAGGATATGCCATAGATGATGAGGAATTAGAATTGGGTCTTACCTGTGTAGGTGCACCTATCTTGGGGCGAAACGGTGAGGTCATCGCTGCCCTCAGTTTGTCCGGTCCCACCTCAAGGGTAAAGTCAGACAGGTTTGGGGAAATTGTTACGGAAGTCAGAAGAACAACATCAGATATTTCTAACTTGCTACGCTAA
- a CDS encoding demethoxyubiquinone hydroxylase family protein, with translation MEKEKLLAKLNWFYNLELSQVDLYTAQSKSLNDQEICVAFERIAIIEQQHVDNIANAIHELGGQPSKIGDVVAPIVGNVTGRILSLSGVEHVLNINILLEQRAMEDYRNLINDLSNTRYPGHLIKTLQYNLIDEGLHAAWSKEKLGVYGEKEKQT, from the coding sequence ATGGAAAAAGAAAAACTTTTAGCCAAATTAAACTGGTTTTATAACCTGGAACTTAGTCAGGTGGATTTATACACTGCACAAAGTAAGTCCCTAAATGATCAGGAAATATGTGTGGCTTTTGAGCGTATTGCTATAATTGAACAGCAGCACGTGGATAACATCGCCAATGCTATCCACGAACTGGGCGGCCAACCCAGTAAGATAGGGGATGTCGTAGCTCCCATTGTGGGAAATGTAACAGGAAGAATACTTTCGCTGTCAGGTGTAGAGCATGTCCTGAACATCAACATCTTACTGGAGCAAAGGGCCATGGAGGATTATCGGAACCTAATAAATGACCTCAGCAACACTAGATATCCCGGTCACCTTATCAAAACTCTCCAGTATAATCTCATCGACGAGGGCCTGCATGCTGCCTGGTCTAAGGAAAAACTCGGTGTTTACGGCGAAAAGGAAAAACAGACCTAA
- the buk gene encoding butyrate kinase encodes MGEYQQYRILVINPGATSTKFAVYDGEKQRFKKTVEHSAQELKNFNRVFDQYQYRLTMIIEALRKEDIELTTFKAVAGRGGLLKPLAGGTYLVNEQMVADLKKAERGEHASNLGAVIAYDLGQQLGIPAFIVDPVSVDEMEPVARISGLPDLERTSLSHALNMKAVARKVAKEMGKKYEEVNFVVAHLGTGVSVAPHRQGRMIDVNNAKEEGPFSPDRCGGLPASQLVKLCYSGKYTYEEMREKLTSKGGLYAYLGTTDLREVEKMADQGHELANLLLDALAYQVAKEIGAMSAVLEGDVDRIIITGGIAHSTRIVNDIMRRVKFIAPVVVVPGEEELESLALGALRVLRGEEEAKEYV; translated from the coding sequence ATGGGTGAATACCAACAGTACAGAATCCTGGTAATCAATCCAGGGGCTACATCCACAAAATTTGCCGTCTATGACGGAGAAAAACAACGCTTTAAAAAAACCGTAGAACATTCAGCACAGGAATTAAAGAATTTTAACCGGGTATTTGACCAGTACCAGTACCGTCTCACCATGATTATAGAGGCCCTGAGGAAAGAGGACATTGAACTGACAACCTTTAAGGCAGTGGCGGGCAGAGGCGGTCTCTTAAAACCTTTAGCGGGAGGAACTTATCTGGTGAATGAACAAATGGTGGCTGACCTTAAAAAGGCTGAACGTGGCGAGCATGCTTCAAACCTCGGGGCGGTGATTGCCTATGACCTGGGGCAGCAGCTGGGTATTCCTGCCTTTATTGTAGATCCTGTTTCTGTCGATGAAATGGAGCCGGTGGCACGGATTTCCGGACTGCCCGATTTGGAAAGGACCAGTCTTTCCCACGCTTTAAATATGAAAGCAGTGGCCCGTAAAGTAGCTAAAGAAATGGGGAAAAAATACGAAGAAGTGAATTTCGTTGTCGCCCACCTGGGCACGGGAGTGTCCGTAGCCCCTCACAGGCAGGGACGGATGATTGATGTAAATAATGCCAAAGAGGAAGGGCCCTTTTCCCCTGATCGCTGCGGGGGATTACCTGCCAGCCAGTTGGTGAAATTGTGTTATTCGGGTAAATATACCTATGAAGAGATGAGAGAAAAGCTGACCAGCAAAGGCGGGCTCTATGCCTATTTAGGGACCACGGACCTCCGGGAAGTGGAGAAAATGGCTGACCAGGGACATGAACTGGCTAACCTGCTCCTGGATGCCCTGGCTTACCAGGTAGCCAAAGAAATTGGGGCTATGTCGGCAGTCTTGGAAGGGGATGTGGACCGGATTATCATCACCGGAGGGATTGCCCATTCCACCAGGATAGTAAATGATATCATGAGAAGAGTGAAGTTTATTGCGCCTGTGGTGGTTGTCCCCGGGGAAGAAGAATTAGAATCCCTGGCCCTTGGTGCCTTAAGGGTTCTCCGGGGTGAAGAGGAAGCGAAGGAGTATGTTTAG
- a CDS encoding 4Fe-4S cluster-binding domain-containing protein, producing the protein MTDTPGYRSLLAKGELRERVKEARKHLTECNLCPHECAVNRKERIGFCRARDRVVVASYGPHFGEEGPLVGKNGSGTIFFGYCNMRCVFCQNCELSFGGEGEEVSNEALAKLMLKLQNYYRCHNINLVTPTHFVPNILEALSIAAEEGLNLPLVYNCGGYERLKTLQLLEGIVDIYMPDFKYNTAERGEKYSRVKDYPVKVKAALKEMDRQVGGLKLDDRGIAYQGLLIRHLMMPGGLEDTKKVLEFIKEELSPECLVNLMEQYYPEHQAFQYEEIARPLTREEFREAYLYAHKLGLRLAR; encoded by the coding sequence ATGACGGATACACCGGGATATAGAAGCCTTTTGGCCAAGGGTGAGTTAAGGGAGAGGGTTAAGGAAGCCAGGAAGCATTTAACGGAGTGTAATTTATGTCCCCATGAATGTGCTGTGAATAGAAAAGAGAGGATAGGATTCTGCCGGGCCAGGGACAGGGTAGTGGTGGCAAGCTATGGACCCCATTTCGGCGAAGAGGGGCCCCTGGTGGGAAAAAACGGGTCGGGGACCATCTTCTTTGGCTACTGTAATATGCGCTGTGTATTCTGTCAAAACTGTGAATTGAGTTTTGGCGGGGAAGGAGAAGAGGTATCTAACGAAGCTTTAGCTAAACTCATGCTTAAGCTTCAGAACTATTACCGCTGTCACAATATCAATTTGGTGACACCAACCCACTTTGTGCCAAATATATTGGAGGCATTGTCCATAGCCGCGGAGGAGGGATTAAATTTACCCCTGGTCTATAACTGCGGAGGTTATGAAAGGCTAAAGACCCTGCAATTATTAGAGGGGATAGTTGACATCTATATGCCCGACTTTAAGTACAACACAGCAGAGCGGGGAGAAAAGTATTCCCGGGTAAAAGATTATCCTGTTAAGGTGAAGGCTGCCTTAAAGGAAATGGACCGACAGGTGGGAGGCTTGAAGCTGGACGACAGGGGCATAGCCTATCAGGGTCTACTCATCCGCCATTTGATGATGCCGGGGGGCCTGGAAGATACCAAAAAAGTCTTGGAGTTTATTAAAGAGGAACTATCCCCGGAATGTCTGGTTAACTTAATGGAGCAATATTATCCCGAACACCAGGCCTTTCAATATGAAGAAATCGCCAGACCCCTGACCAGGGAAGAATTCCGGGAGGCGTATCTTTATGCCCACAAGCTGGGGTTGCGGCTGGCGAGATGA
- a CDS encoding aspartate aminotransferase family protein, whose protein sequence is MKMKDGQKKNFMTLDGALAMDKREVRETYRRYVNPGLVDVMGFLDFDKQFVRAEGVTVWDKEGKAYLDFLGGYGALNLGHNPPEVQEAVKAVMSRPNLLQASLNPLAAALAHNLAQVTPGDLDRVFFANSGAEAVEGALKLARAANPGRSKIVYCKDSFHGKTFGSLSVTGREKYQKPFQPLLTGCEAVPFGDLGALEGKLMSKDVAAFIVEPIQGEGGVMVPPDGYLAGVRQLCDRYGTLLIVDEIQTGFGRTGYLFACEHENVVPDIMCLAKSLGGGVIPIGAFVTRPQIWDRVYGGMDKFALHTSTFGGNSLAMAAGIAALNSIVAQSLAQQAREKGEYFMAKLSELKGKYDIIKDLRGRGLLIGLEFKQPVGGVLDKLTLGKVNQLAGEYFGSLVASELMNKYQIITAYTLNNPNVIRLEPPLTVSYEAIDRVIAALEEILGHSGFTGVMLSSVRTAVATVFKR, encoded by the coding sequence ATGAAAATGAAGGATGGGCAAAAGAAGAATTTTATGACCTTGGATGGAGCCCTGGCCATGGACAAGCGGGAAGTCCGGGAAACTTACCGCCGCTACGTTAATCCAGGCCTGGTAGATGTCATGGGTTTTTTAGATTTTGATAAGCAGTTTGTAAGAGCTGAAGGGGTCACCGTGTGGGATAAGGAAGGAAAAGCCTACCTGGATTTTCTAGGAGGTTACGGTGCCCTGAACTTGGGCCATAATCCACCGGAAGTCCAGGAAGCGGTAAAGGCAGTAATGTCACGGCCCAATCTCTTACAGGCCTCTCTCAACCCTCTGGCGGCAGCCTTAGCCCACAACTTGGCCCAGGTGACACCGGGTGATCTGGATCGGGTCTTTTTTGCCAACAGTGGCGCTGAAGCGGTGGAGGGGGCATTGAAGCTGGCCCGGGCGGCCAATCCCGGACGCAGTAAGATTGTTTACTGTAAAGATTCTTTTCATGGCAAAACTTTTGGTTCCCTTTCCGTGACGGGACGGGAAAAATACCAGAAACCTTTTCAACCCCTTTTGACCGGGTGCGAAGCTGTACCCTTCGGTGACCTTGGTGCTTTAGAAGGAAAGCTCATGAGTAAAGACGTAGCTGCTTTTATTGTGGAGCCTATTCAAGGTGAAGGCGGGGTAATGGTTCCGCCCGATGGCTATTTAGCCGGAGTTCGCCAGCTTTGTGACCGCTACGGTACACTCTTGATCGTTGATGAAATCCAGACAGGTTTTGGGCGGACAGGATATCTCTTTGCCTGTGAGCATGAGAATGTAGTGCCTGACATCATGTGTCTGGCTAAATCCCTGGGCGGCGGTGTCATACCTATCGGGGCTTTTGTTACCCGACCCCAGATCTGGGACCGGGTCTATGGGGGAATGGATAAATTTGCCCTGCATACCTCCACTTTTGGGGGCAATTCACTGGCTATGGCTGCAGGCATAGCAGCATTAAACTCTATAGTTGCCCAAAGTCTTGCTCAGCAAGCCAGGGAAAAAGGGGAATACTTCATGGCCAAGCTCTCGGAATTGAAGGGTAAATATGATATCATCAAGGACCTGCGGGGAAGAGGTTTATTGATCGGCCTTGAATTCAAACAGCCTGTGGGGGGTGTACTGGACAAATTAACCTTGGGTAAAGTTAATCAACTGGCCGGGGAGTATTTTGGTTCTTTGGTAGCCAGTGAACTCATGAATAAATACCAGATTATTACGGCCTATACCCTCAATAATCCCAACGTTATCCGGCTGGAACCCCCACTCACCGTAAGCTATGAGGCTATAGACAGGGTGATTGCAGCCCTGGAAGAAATCCTAGGACACAGCGGATTTACCGGCGTAATGTTAAGCAGTGTACGTACTGCCGTTGCCACGGTGTTTAAGCGGTAA
- a CDS encoding glutamine--tRNA ligase/YqeY domain fusion protein — METLDAPANLPQPSNFIKNIVNEDLKMNKNDGRVHTRFPPEPNGYLHIGHAKSICLNFGLANEYGGLCNLRFDDTNPSKEEVEFVESIQQDVKWLGFDWGDRMFYASDYFEELYQFAVKLIKAGKAYVCDLSPQEMKEYRGTLTEPGKESPYRSRSVEENLDLFERMRKGEFPNGSRVLRAKIDMASPNLNMRDPVLYRIMRATHHRTGDKWCIYPMYDYAHPLSDALEGITHSICTLEFEDHRPLYDWVIDNCMQDSHLESRPQQIEFARLNLTNTVMSKRKLRELVEEGYVKGWDDPRMPTISGLRRRGYTPEAIRDFCDRIGVAKSNSTVDIALLEHCIREDLNSKAPRVMAVLRPLKVVITNYSENLVEEMEAENNPENPEMGTRKIPFSRVIYIEQEDFMENPPKKYFRLAPGQEVRLKHAYVIKCEEVIKDEKTGEVIELRCTYDPTTKSGADTSGRKVKGTLHWVSAANALKAEVRLYEHLLLEDDAEEDEENTDWKAKLNPNSLVTLNNCLVEPSLVGAAPGSRYQFMRQGYFCVDPDSTEGKLVFNRIVGLRDSWSKIEKA, encoded by the coding sequence ATGGAAACACTGGATGCACCCGCTAATTTGCCCCAGCCTTCTAACTTTATAAAAAATATTGTTAACGAAGATTTGAAAATGAACAAAAATGACGGCCGCGTCCATACCCGTTTTCCTCCCGAACCCAACGGCTACCTGCATATAGGACATGCCAAATCAATCTGCCTTAATTTTGGCCTGGCCAACGAATATGGGGGTTTATGCAACTTAAGGTTTGATGATACTAACCCCAGTAAAGAGGAAGTGGAGTTTGTCGAATCGATTCAGCAGGACGTAAAATGGTTAGGTTTTGACTGGGGTGACCGGATGTTCTATGCCTCCGATTATTTTGAAGAACTTTACCAGTTTGCCGTCAAATTAATCAAGGCGGGTAAGGCCTATGTATGTGATTTAAGCCCGCAGGAGATGAAAGAGTACCGAGGTACCCTCACTGAGCCGGGAAAAGAAAGTCCTTACCGCAGCCGTTCCGTGGAAGAGAATCTGGATTTGTTTGAACGTATGAGAAAAGGGGAGTTCCCCAATGGTTCCCGTGTCTTACGGGCTAAAATAGATATGGCGTCGCCCAATTTGAATATGCGCGACCCTGTGCTTTACCGCATTATGCGGGCCACCCATCACAGGACCGGGGATAAGTGGTGTATTTATCCCATGTATGATTATGCCCATCCCCTCTCTGATGCTTTAGAAGGTATTACCCATTCCATATGCACCCTGGAGTTCGAGGACCATCGACCCCTGTATGATTGGGTTATCGATAACTGTATGCAGGATAGTCACCTGGAAAGTCGTCCACAGCAAATTGAATTTGCCCGGCTTAATCTTACCAATACCGTCATGAGTAAACGAAAGCTGCGGGAACTGGTAGAAGAGGGATATGTGAAGGGCTGGGATGACCCGCGGATGCCTACCATCTCCGGTTTAAGGAGACGTGGTTACACCCCCGAAGCCATCCGGGATTTCTGTGACCGGATAGGTGTGGCCAAAAGTAACAGCACCGTGGATATAGCCCTTTTGGAACACTGTATCAGGGAAGATTTGAACTCCAAAGCTCCCCGGGTGATGGCAGTGCTGCGTCCCCTGAAGGTGGTTATCACCAACTATTCCGAAAATCTGGTGGAAGAAATGGAAGCTGAGAATAATCCGGAAAACCCGGAAATGGGCACTAGAAAAATCCCCTTTTCCCGGGTAATATATATCGAACAGGAAGATTTCATGGAAAACCCGCCCAAGAAATATTTCCGTTTGGCCCCCGGGCAGGAAGTTCGTCTCAAGCACGCTTACGTTATCAAATGTGAGGAAGTGATTAAAGATGAAAAAACCGGTGAAGTCATAGAACTGCGCTGTACTTATGACCCCACTACAAAAAGCGGTGCCGACACAAGCGGCCGTAAAGTCAAGGGTACATTGCACTGGGTTTCCGCTGCCAATGCCCTTAAGGCAGAAGTGCGCCTCTATGAGCACCTGCTGTTGGAAGATGATGCGGAAGAAGATGAGGAAAACACTGACTGGAAAGCGAAGTTAAACCCCAACTCACTGGTCACACTCAACAACTGTCTGGTGGAACCAAGCTTAGTCGGTGCTGCACCAGGGAGCCGCTACCAGTTTATGAGACAGGGATATTTCTGTGTGGACCCCGATTCTACAGAAGGAAAACTGGTTTTCAACAGAATTGTTGGACTCCGGGATTCTTGGTCTAAAATAGAAAAGGCGTAA
- a CDS encoding LysM peptidoglycan-binding domain-containing protein, with protein MPTRQLPPCASGRYWRVKRGDTLYLIAIKSGITVTTLRQLNPNVDPNNLRVGSLICLPPEQPCPSGIYWEVAAGDTLYSIARATNTTVKKLLELNPNIEPNNLQIGQNICLPG; from the coding sequence ATGCCAACAAGACAATTGCCGCCCTGTGCCTCGGGACGTTACTGGAGAGTAAAAAGAGGAGATACGCTATACCTGATAGCAATCAAATCAGGAATAACAGTAACGACATTAAGGCAGCTAAATCCTAATGTGGACCCCAATAATCTCCGTGTAGGAAGCTTAATCTGTTTACCGCCGGAACAGCCCTGTCCCTCAGGAATATATTGGGAAGTTGCTGCAGGTGATACCCTTTATAGCATAGCTAGAGCAACGAACACTACTGTTAAAAAGTTATTGGAACTTAACCCCAATATTGAGCCAAATAATCTACAAATAGGCCAAAATATTTGTTTGCCAGGATAA